The Sorangiineae bacterium MSr11367 genome window below encodes:
- a CDS encoding MBOAT family protein translates to MIYNDLSYFILFLLPAALVFHRASGVVREWAIAFAGASFFIYYSYQYFGGWIPAACLGLFALEMVTSRFYRARSWWCIWGIAQAIIILFVFKYTNFFISVRNTLAGPFGESPWSPVKGLFLPLGISFFTFEFIHYAADIHTGKLQPARASRYAAFILFFPTMVAGPIKRYQDFGRKIETARFDPDLMARGVTRILVGLAKKHAVADTFSVFSSKLNTEALFSAPPWQIAAWIFCYGGKIYFDFSGYSDVAIGSSYIFGIEVPENFDYPYFRTSITSFWRHWHISLYRWIVDYIFIPLGGSRGTERRTAVNTLIAFAVSGLWHGAGLNFLLWGLWHGVLLVGHRFWRKVRPAELEGNTGWTLFSWALTFVLVNLGWAFFCMDSSRAFFALGRITGLK, encoded by the coding sequence GTGATTTACAACGACCTCAGTTACTTCATTCTCTTCCTTTTGCCGGCCGCGCTCGTCTTTCACCGCGCATCGGGGGTGGTCCGCGAATGGGCCATCGCCTTCGCGGGAGCTTCGTTCTTCATTTATTATTCGTATCAGTACTTCGGTGGCTGGATTCCCGCCGCGTGCCTCGGCTTGTTCGCCCTGGAGATGGTGACGTCGCGATTCTATCGCGCGCGGTCGTGGTGGTGCATTTGGGGGATCGCCCAAGCCATCATCATTCTATTCGTTTTCAAATATACGAATTTCTTCATCAGCGTGCGGAACACCTTGGCCGGACCATTCGGGGAATCGCCGTGGTCACCGGTGAAGGGATTGTTTCTTCCGCTAGGCATCAGCTTCTTCACGTTCGAGTTCATTCACTACGCGGCCGATATCCATACGGGCAAACTGCAGCCGGCGCGCGCCTCGCGGTATGCCGCATTCATCCTCTTTTTTCCGACGATGGTGGCCGGGCCCATCAAGCGCTATCAAGATTTCGGACGAAAGATCGAAACCGCCCGATTCGATCCCGACCTCATGGCCCGTGGCGTGACCCGCATTCTGGTCGGTCTCGCCAAGAAGCACGCGGTCGCCGACACTTTTTCGGTCTTTTCGTCGAAACTCAACACCGAAGCGTTGTTCAGCGCACCGCCCTGGCAGATTGCCGCGTGGATATTTTGCTATGGCGGCAAGATATATTTCGACTTCAGCGGATATTCCGACGTGGCCATTGGCTCGAGCTACATCTTCGGTATCGAGGTTCCGGAGAATTTCGACTACCCCTATTTCCGAACGTCGATAACCTCTTTTTGGCGTCACTGGCACATATCTTTGTACCGTTGGATCGTCGACTACATCTTCATCCCGCTCGGCGGTTCACGGGGGACGGAAAGGCGCACCGCGGTCAATACGCTGATCGCGTTTGCCGTTTCCGGCCTATGGCACGGCGCCGGCCTCAATTTTCTCCTATGGGGCCTCTGGCACGGCGTGCTTCTCGTCGGTCATCGATTTTGGCGGAAGGTCCGGCCTGCGGAGCTGGAAGGGAATACCGGCTGGACGTTGTTTAGCTGGGCGCTGACCTTCGTTCTCGTCAATCTAGGGTGGGCATTCTTCTGCATGGACTCCTCCCGGGCCTTCTTTGCGCTGGGGCGCATTACGGGGTTGAAATGA
- a CDS encoding DUF6531 domain-containing protein: protein MFAGKQTDLVVGLDIHMEMVPAPPAPPPAGIPTPFPMPFIGMIEFSPGGLLLGMGMGLGMAAIFGGPIQGPVVINGIFQAAKTGDDATNKMTMPHVVIPPGFMWTPLPKPLKLKIRPPPPGPDPPAAPPGDAVLITGSKTVYFEGSNACRLPDLAMSCSDPVRLPSSVLLAIPKGLPVLAMGPPALDLAAAAKSFFLRNKWTAGLLQQVASLFPTQRLRNLASKAACWLTGHPVDIATGRLLTSAEDFVLRGPIPIQFERNYSSAWSERASPLGYGWSHTLHEAIWLERGKVVYKMGDGREVEFQCRHLPGRYLPDGGEIFNPLERLTLRRHAEGYYEVRTVDGLVREFSVLPGNTRVSFLTKIRDGIGHFVNLAYDRDCLLETVTTSEGRWIRLEHRDGLLRRIAVPIAERDDGWYNQVSFEYSADGDLVKAFDSQSNARVYRYENHLLIQETDRDGVTFWFEYDGRDAHANCVRTWGNDGKGQDRLFFRELNYDKKNMVTLVEDSLGHVTAYKMNVLNGVEEVIDPHGAATKFEYNEFLWKTAQIDALGNTTRYEYDARGNEISRVLPNGAQLRVEYDHLDQPVRTMDPLGVEWRWQYDRWGRLLGRWNNLGEGFAREYEGRVLRSVVRADGGRYLFDYDASENLSRITFPDGTTHEFCYDRQGNVIKTRDAAGRVRRRFYDWESRLFRIEETGGLWRQVSYSPEGDVLEYRDNMSQSIFGYSGYHWLAWGSESGERTEYGYSSEGQLISVINEAGEAHSLIRDPCGRVIEEKGFDGRTRTFLRDPMGRVSAKFRPDGQMETFAYDVMGNVVSVKYPDGEEALFSYDDIGNMLRATNSIGTVTLERDARGRCIKESFDDDWVASRYDLLGQRLEVASSRGMREKMTHMPMGSVQSIGIFERDPQGVAKATWGITFERDALGRETKRAMSGGVVARRDYDERGLPVLREIARGAELRARTEYAWEGDDRLRRRVDHGVGVTDYAHDGRGRLSAARYPDGTIQYRAPTPSGDLHKDPDRKDRQYLPGGVLHTADGAQFYYDQNGNLTVRREADGDEWNYTWDGANRLIAVKTPAGVDVHFAYDALGRRIKKTVRAESHESTTEWRWDGNVPIHEWKQARDGVEGMTTWIFEPQTFTPVAKVERARGEQTKKFGIISDYLGTPEEMIDEAGQIAWQAQLDIYGLSRAIEEERGRCPWRRGGQYEDTETGLYYNRFRYYDPSRGDYISQDPIGLAGGLRAYGYPIDPLVWLDPFGLVAIGDVGPYEPMAKAAKGTGLDAHHVGQQVLMKEFIPGYDPATAPSILVPVRGHRTRAPDVGIVKRTTRKNPGVSSARELLDRDIAELRRVYPEIPEAKIQELIEMNERMYPAHMKPPPNSEEKPQGSGCATGGS, encoded by the coding sequence ATGTTCGCGGGTAAGCAGACGGATCTCGTCGTCGGCTTGGACATCCACATGGAGATGGTCCCGGCGCCGCCGGCGCCGCCGCCGGCCGGAATACCGACGCCTTTCCCCATGCCCTTCATCGGCATGATCGAGTTCAGCCCCGGCGGGCTTCTTTTGGGAATGGGAATGGGTCTCGGCATGGCGGCGATCTTCGGAGGGCCCATCCAGGGCCCCGTCGTCATCAATGGCATCTTTCAAGCCGCCAAAACGGGGGACGACGCGACGAACAAGATGACGATGCCCCACGTCGTCATTCCACCAGGCTTCATGTGGACTCCGCTCCCCAAGCCGCTGAAGCTCAAGATAAGGCCACCGCCACCAGGGCCTGATCCGCCGGCGGCCCCACCGGGTGACGCCGTTCTGATTACCGGCTCGAAGACGGTATACTTCGAAGGCTCTAACGCGTGCCGCTTGCCCGATCTCGCGATGAGCTGCAGCGATCCGGTGCGCTTGCCGAGTTCCGTATTGCTCGCGATACCCAAAGGTTTGCCCGTTCTTGCCATGGGGCCGCCCGCACTCGATCTCGCGGCCGCCGCAAAGTCCTTCTTTCTTCGAAACAAATGGACCGCGGGCCTGCTGCAGCAGGTGGCTAGTCTGTTTCCGACACAGCGGCTTCGCAATCTGGCATCGAAGGCTGCCTGCTGGCTTACCGGCCACCCCGTAGACATCGCAACGGGGCGTCTTCTCACGAGCGCGGAAGACTTCGTCCTGCGCGGCCCCATCCCGATTCAGTTCGAGCGCAACTATTCGTCGGCGTGGAGTGAACGTGCGTCGCCGCTTGGCTACGGTTGGAGCCACACCCTGCACGAAGCGATTTGGCTCGAGCGCGGCAAGGTCGTCTACAAAATGGGCGACGGGCGCGAAGTCGAATTTCAATGCCGGCATTTGCCCGGTCGCTACTTGCCCGATGGTGGCGAAATCTTCAATCCTCTCGAGCGGCTCACCCTCCGCCGTCATGCGGAGGGGTATTACGAAGTACGGACGGTGGACGGGTTGGTCCGCGAATTCTCGGTCCTTCCGGGCAACACGCGAGTCTCCTTTCTCACGAAAATCCGCGATGGTATCGGTCACTTCGTCAATCTGGCCTACGATCGCGATTGTCTCCTGGAGACGGTGACCACAAGCGAAGGTCGATGGATTCGTCTCGAGCACCGCGATGGCCTGTTGCGCCGGATTGCGGTGCCCATCGCCGAACGAGACGACGGCTGGTACAATCAGGTTAGTTTCGAATATTCGGCTGACGGCGATCTCGTCAAGGCGTTCGACTCACAAAGTAACGCAAGGGTCTATCGCTACGAGAACCATTTACTCATTCAAGAGACCGACCGCGACGGGGTCACGTTCTGGTTCGAATACGATGGCCGTGATGCCCACGCCAATTGCGTTCGCACGTGGGGAAACGACGGAAAGGGACAAGATCGACTATTTTTTCGAGAGCTCAACTACGACAAGAAAAACATGGTCACCCTCGTCGAGGATTCGCTAGGCCATGTGACCGCGTACAAGATGAACGTGCTCAACGGAGTCGAGGAAGTCATCGACCCTCACGGGGCAGCGACGAAGTTCGAATACAACGAGTTTCTCTGGAAGACGGCGCAGATCGATGCATTGGGCAATACGACGCGCTATGAATATGATGCCAGGGGAAACGAAATCAGCCGCGTGTTGCCGAACGGCGCCCAGCTTCGCGTAGAATACGACCACCTCGATCAGCCGGTGCGAACGATGGATCCCCTCGGTGTCGAATGGCGCTGGCAGTATGATCGATGGGGGCGGCTGCTCGGTCGTTGGAACAATCTCGGTGAAGGTTTTGCACGTGAGTACGAGGGGCGGGTTCTGCGCAGCGTGGTCCGTGCCGACGGCGGCCGCTATCTCTTCGACTACGATGCGTCGGAGAATCTCTCGCGCATCACCTTCCCCGACGGAACGACACACGAATTCTGCTACGATCGGCAAGGGAACGTCATCAAGACCCGAGACGCGGCGGGTCGTGTGCGGCGCCGCTTCTACGATTGGGAGTCACGCCTTTTCCGTATCGAGGAGACGGGCGGGCTCTGGCGCCAGGTGAGCTACTCGCCCGAAGGGGACGTTCTCGAATATCGAGACAATATGAGCCAATCCATATTTGGATATTCGGGATATCATTGGCTCGCGTGGGGATCGGAATCGGGCGAGAGAACAGAGTACGGCTACTCCTCGGAAGGACAGCTCATTTCCGTGATCAACGAGGCCGGTGAGGCTCATTCGCTGATCCGAGATCCGTGCGGTCGCGTCATCGAAGAGAAAGGGTTCGACGGCCGGACACGAACGTTCTTGCGCGATCCGATGGGGCGCGTCTCTGCCAAGTTTCGGCCCGATGGGCAGATGGAGACATTTGCCTACGACGTCATGGGCAATGTGGTGTCGGTCAAGTACCCCGACGGAGAAGAGGCGCTTTTTTCGTACGATGACATCGGCAATATGCTTCGGGCGACCAATTCCATTGGAACGGTTACACTGGAACGAGATGCGCGCGGCCGCTGCATCAAAGAGTCCTTCGACGATGACTGGGTCGCAAGTCGTTACGACCTTCTCGGCCAACGCCTCGAGGTAGCCAGCTCCCGGGGGATGCGCGAGAAAATGACGCACATGCCGATGGGCAGCGTGCAGAGCATCGGCATCTTCGAAAGGGACCCGCAGGGGGTAGCAAAAGCGACGTGGGGTATCACCTTCGAGCGAGACGCTCTAGGTCGGGAAACCAAACGAGCCATGTCCGGGGGGGTGGTCGCAAGACGCGACTATGACGAGCGGGGTTTGCCCGTGCTGCGCGAGATCGCACGCGGTGCGGAGCTGCGCGCGCGAACCGAATACGCCTGGGAGGGGGACGATCGGCTTCGCCGTCGCGTTGATCACGGCGTCGGCGTAACGGATTATGCGCACGACGGGCGTGGACGACTTTCCGCCGCACGATATCCGGACGGAACCATCCAGTATCGTGCCCCCACGCCCTCGGGGGACCTGCACAAGGATCCAGATCGCAAGGATCGCCAATATCTACCCGGAGGGGTTCTGCATACGGCGGATGGCGCGCAATTTTATTACGACCAAAACGGGAATCTCACCGTAAGGCGCGAGGCCGACGGTGACGAATGGAATTACACATGGGACGGCGCAAATAGGCTCATTGCGGTCAAGACGCCCGCGGGGGTCGACGTGCATTTCGCGTACGACGCTCTAGGACGGCGAATAAAGAAGACCGTGCGCGCGGAGAGCCACGAATCAACGACCGAGTGGCGTTGGGATGGCAACGTGCCCATCCATGAGTGGAAGCAGGCACGCGATGGCGTCGAAGGGATGACCACGTGGATATTCGAGCCTCAAACCTTCACCCCCGTGGCCAAGGTGGAGCGGGCTCGCGGAGAACAAACGAAAAAATTCGGGATTATCTCGGACTATCTGGGAACGCCCGAGGAGATGATCGACGAAGCAGGCCAGATTGCATGGCAGGCGCAACTCGACATTTATGGGTTGTCGCGAGCCATCGAGGAGGAAAGAGGTAGGTGTCCTTGGCGACGTGGCGGACAATATGAAGATACGGAGACCGGCCTCTACTACAATCGGTTTCGATATTATGACCCTTCTCGCGGCGATTACATATCTCAAGACCCGATCGGTCTCGCCGGAGGGCTTCGCGCCTATGGATATCCAATTGATCCGCTGGTCTGGCTCGACCCATTCGGCCTCGTGGCGATCGGGGACGTGGGGCCGTACGAGCCGATGGCAAAGGCTGCCAAGGGGACCGGGCTCGATGCGCACCACGTCGGTCAACAAGTACTGATGAAAGAGTTCATACCGGGATATGATCCCGCGACAGCACCATCGATTCTGGTGCCGGTTCGGGGACACAGGACGCGCGCTCCGGATGTTGGCATCGTCAAGCGTACCACCCGAAAAAATCCGGGAGTGAGTTCCGCGCGTGAGCTGCTCGACAGAGATATCGCGGAATTGCGTCGTGTCTATCCGGAGATACCGGAAGCAAAGATCCAAGAGTTGATCGAGATGAACGAGAGGATGTACCCTGCTCACATGAAGCCACCGCCCAACTCGGAAGAGAAACCCCAAGGTAGTGGCTGCGCAACGGGTGGATCATGA
- a CDS encoding thioredoxin domain-containing protein, producing MTIARFARVASLALLFGILGCKSKPPMGASAPAHAGEVGEAAGAAEARIWIPLDETTPLRGPATAAVTLVVFCDFQSPYCARITEHLQGLRREYGAALRIQYRHNPLPIYPDSQLAGEASAAAAEQGKFWAYHDTLFKHQNALDRASLERYGQELGLDMDRFRDAIASERARLKVDGDSILAANIQVRGAPVLFVNGRPVRGLRDHATYKRVIDEELVVANALLKEGTPPKSLYQRIAHVPPSDSTLQHDKHEGIPPANPNTVYKVDLGESPTRGPADAKVTVVLWSDFECERCGSFEKELDAVAAAYPRDVRIVWKFRPIPDHPAVMLASEAALAAGREGKFWPMHDLLFANPAFDRDRLEGYARKLKLDMARFREALDDRPYTEHVSRDLELSENLAIRNLPALFINGRRLAHGEGKFTAAEVRILVAEEMKHAERLLDQGISSARLYEHIIAGGDPGAGFRPEERPPLPKGSYPVDVGSSPIRGPQNAPVTIVTFSDFQCPYCSRLERTLDQLRNQYGDAIRVVWKDAPSTDIHPDAMGAHVAARAAAEQGRFWEMHDKIFSRPYVLGRGMLERHAASLGLDMDRFRSALDSGKFEPAVREDTDYGVSLAGPVGTPAVFVNGQLVPGALPIETFRRVIDEALQREAR from the coding sequence ATGACCATCGCACGGTTCGCGCGAGTCGCGTCGCTTGCGCTTCTTTTCGGAATTCTCGGATGCAAATCGAAGCCGCCCATGGGCGCCTCCGCGCCTGCGCACGCAGGTGAAGTCGGTGAAGCCGCTGGAGCGGCCGAGGCTCGTATCTGGATTCCGCTCGACGAGACGACGCCACTCCGCGGACCGGCGACGGCGGCGGTCACCTTGGTGGTTTTTTGCGACTTTCAATCTCCCTATTGCGCACGCATCACCGAGCATCTTCAGGGGCTGCGCCGTGAGTATGGGGCCGCGCTTCGCATTCAGTATCGACACAACCCGTTGCCGATTTATCCTGATTCACAACTCGCCGGCGAGGCCTCGGCGGCCGCGGCCGAACAGGGTAAATTCTGGGCATATCACGATACCCTGTTCAAACACCAAAATGCGTTGGATCGCGCATCGCTCGAGCGATATGGCCAAGAGCTCGGGCTCGACATGGATCGCTTTCGCGACGCCATTGCGTCTGAGCGAGCTCGATTGAAGGTCGACGGCGATTCGATTTTGGCTGCCAATATTCAAGTTCGAGGCGCCCCGGTCCTGTTCGTCAATGGTCGCCCGGTTCGCGGGCTGCGGGACCACGCGACGTACAAGAGAGTCATCGACGAAGAGCTCGTCGTTGCGAATGCCCTTCTGAAGGAGGGCACGCCTCCGAAGTCGCTCTATCAGCGGATTGCGCACGTGCCTCCGTCCGATTCGACGCTGCAGCACGACAAGCACGAGGGCATACCGCCCGCGAATCCGAACACCGTTTACAAAGTCGATCTTGGCGAATCGCCCACACGAGGGCCCGCCGACGCCAAAGTGACCGTCGTTCTCTGGTCCGACTTCGAGTGCGAGCGGTGCGGATCCTTCGAGAAGGAGCTCGACGCCGTCGCTGCCGCATATCCTCGTGACGTTCGCATCGTGTGGAAGTTCCGCCCGATCCCCGACCATCCGGCGGTCATGCTCGCTTCCGAAGCCGCATTGGCCGCCGGCCGCGAGGGAAAATTCTGGCCGATGCACGATTTGCTGTTCGCGAACCCGGCGTTCGACCGCGATCGGCTCGAGGGGTACGCGCGAAAGCTGAAACTCGACATGGCCCGTTTTCGAGAGGCACTCGATGACCGACCCTATACCGAACACGTGAGTCGCGATCTCGAGCTTTCGGAGAATCTCGCGATTCGCAATCTTCCGGCACTCTTCATCAATGGTCGGCGTCTGGCGCACGGAGAGGGAAAGTTCACGGCGGCCGAAGTCCGAATCCTGGTCGCGGAAGAGATGAAGCACGCCGAGCGGCTCCTCGATCAGGGGATTTCCTCGGCCCGGCTCTACGAGCATATCATCGCGGGCGGCGATCCCGGGGCGGGGTTTCGGCCCGAAGAGCGCCCGCCCTTGCCGAAAGGAAGCTATCCGGTGGACGTTGGCTCATCGCCGATTCGCGGTCCGCAGAACGCACCGGTCACCATCGTGACGTTTTCGGATTTCCAATGTCCGTATTGTTCGAGGCTTGAACGAACGCTCGACCAATTGCGCAATCAATACGGCGATGCGATTCGCGTCGTGTGGAAGGACGCACCGAGCACGGATATCCACCCCGACGCCATGGGCGCGCACGTGGCGGCTCGCGCCGCGGCCGAGCAGGGGCGCTTTTGGGAAATGCACGACAAGATCTTCAGCCGGCCTTACGTGCTTGGTCGTGGGATGCTCGAGCGCCACGCTGCGAGCCTCGGTCTCGATATGGACCGATTTCGCAGCGCATTGGACAGCGGGAAATTCGAGCCGGCGGTCCGCGAGGATACGGACTACGGCGTCAGCTTGGCGGGGCCGGTCGGTACGCCCGCGGTCTTCGTCAACGGGCAATTGGTCCCAGGCGCTTTGCCAATTGAGACATTTCGTCGCGTGATCGACGAAGCGCTGCAGCGTGAGGCGCGATGA
- a CDS encoding aspartate kinase gives MALIVQKFGGTSVGSIDRIRNVARRCLATAAQGHQVVVIVSAMSGETNRLLKLAHEVTEIPDAREMDVIAATGEQVSAALTALAIQQEGGKARSLLGHQVKILTDGAYSKARIKAIEGSKIFSTHKKGAIAVVAGFQGVDENGDITTLGRGGSDTTAVAVAAAIGADVCEIYTDVDGVYTTDPSVCPEARKIPKISFEEMLELASLGAKVLQIRSVEIAMKYGVPIHVRSSFSDAEGTWVTKEDKSLEEVVVTGVAYDKNEARVVVAGVEDKPGVVAELFGTIAEKNISVDMIIQSPAVGNNGESRTDVAFTVLKTDLPRAKPFIEEVAKSLKAQSVRYDEGIVKVSIVGLGMRSHAGVAAKMFRILAQEGINISAISTSEIKVSCLVADKYTELAVRALHAGFGLSDKA, from the coding sequence GTGGCGCTCATCGTGCAGAAGTTCGGTGGCACTTCGGTCGGCTCGATCGACCGGATTCGCAACGTGGCCCGGCGCTGTTTGGCAACCGCTGCCCAGGGCCATCAGGTCGTGGTCATCGTGAGTGCGATGAGTGGCGAAACCAATCGCCTGCTCAAGCTCGCCCACGAAGTGACCGAAATTCCCGATGCGCGCGAGATGGACGTCATCGCGGCCACCGGCGAGCAGGTCTCGGCGGCGCTCACCGCGCTGGCCATCCAGCAGGAGGGCGGCAAGGCCCGTTCGCTGCTCGGCCACCAGGTGAAGATCCTGACGGACGGCGCCTACAGCAAGGCGCGCATCAAGGCCATCGAAGGCTCGAAGATCTTCTCCACCCATAAAAAGGGTGCCATCGCGGTCGTGGCCGGCTTCCAGGGTGTCGACGAGAACGGCGACATCACCACGTTGGGACGCGGCGGTTCGGACACCACCGCCGTCGCCGTGGCCGCGGCCATCGGGGCCGACGTCTGCGAGATCTACACGGACGTCGACGGCGTCTACACGACGGATCCGAGCGTGTGCCCCGAGGCCCGCAAAATCCCGAAAATCTCGTTCGAAGAAATGCTGGAGCTGGCCTCGCTCGGCGCCAAAGTTCTCCAGATCCGGAGCGTGGAAATCGCCATGAAGTATGGCGTACCGATCCACGTTCGAAGTTCGTTTTCCGACGCGGAGGGTACCTGGGTGACCAAAGAAGACAAATCGCTGGAAGAGGTGGTCGTCACCGGCGTGGCGTACGACAAGAACGAAGCGCGCGTGGTGGTTGCGGGCGTCGAAGACAAGCCGGGCGTCGTGGCCGAGCTTTTCGGCACCATCGCGGAGAAGAACATCTCCGTCGACATGATCATCCAGAGCCCCGCCGTCGGAAACAACGGCGAGAGCCGCACGGACGTGGCCTTCACCGTCCTCAAGACCGACTTGCCCCGCGCGAAGCCGTTCATCGAGGAAGTCGCCAAGTCACTGAAGGCCCAGTCGGTTCGCTACGACGAGGGCATCGTCAAGGTCTCCATCGTCGGCTTGGGCATGCGCTCGCACGCTGGCGTCGCGGCCAAGATGTTCCGCATCCTCGCGCAGGAGGGCATCAACATCTCGGCCATCTCGACCAGCGAGATCAAGGTCTCCTGTCTCGTTGCCGACAAGTACACCGAGCTCGCCGTCCGCGCCTTGCACGCGGGGTTCGGCCTCTCCGACAAGGCCTGA
- a CDS encoding helicase RepA family protein — protein sequence MKDYAENLNMPLERVRDPIYRPIVTAFQQMNAEQQAAMHAFARLVLVDTISSLFGILDGSSRMRDFGEEFSVMYEGEKLNGNLQDDFLAKEQELEGKS from the coding sequence TTGAAGGACTACGCCGAGAACCTCAACATGCCGCTCGAGCGCGTCCGCGATCCGATCTATCGTCCGATCGTGACCGCGTTCCAGCAAATGAACGCGGAGCAGCAGGCTGCCATGCACGCTTTCGCCAGACTGGTTCTCGTGGACACGATCTCGAGTCTATTCGGTATCCTCGATGGCTCATCACGGATGAGAGACTTCGGAGAAGAATTCTCCGTCATGTACGAAGGCGAGAAACTCAACGGCAATTTGCAGGACGATTTTCTCGCCAAGGAGCAGGAGCTCGAAGGCAAGTCGTAG
- the sctR gene encoding type III secretion system export apparatus subunit SctR gives MNPAVGVDDTLGRPLALVVALALVSLIPFAFMSVTAFVKISTVLQIVRSAIGAASVPSNTVILALASALTLLAMAPVGQRILDRAEPLWSGKGPKDTMSLVSQGLEAVREPMRDFLAANASEREKARFLDVARKTRPEPDRAAVTDKDLPILIPAFVVTELTEAFAIGFLLFLPFLVIDLVVSNVLLALGMQMLSPTQVSLPFKLLLFVAIDGWGLLAQSLVAGYR, from the coding sequence GTGAATCCCGCCGTTGGGGTAGACGATACGCTTGGCCGGCCGCTCGCGTTGGTCGTGGCGCTCGCGCTCGTATCGTTGATCCCGTTCGCCTTCATGAGCGTGACCGCGTTCGTGAAGATCTCCACGGTGCTGCAGATCGTGCGAAGCGCCATCGGCGCCGCCTCGGTGCCGTCGAACACGGTCATCCTGGCGCTGGCGAGCGCGCTGACGTTGCTGGCCATGGCCCCGGTGGGGCAGCGGATTTTGGACCGCGCCGAGCCTCTCTGGTCGGGCAAGGGGCCGAAGGACACGATGTCCTTGGTTTCCCAGGGCCTCGAGGCCGTGCGGGAGCCGATGCGCGATTTTTTGGCGGCGAACGCCTCGGAACGTGAGAAGGCGCGCTTCCTGGACGTCGCCCGCAAGACGCGGCCCGAGCCGGATCGGGCCGCGGTGACGGACAAGGACCTGCCGATTCTGATTCCGGCGTTCGTGGTGACGGAGCTGACCGAGGCCTTCGCCATCGGCTTCCTCTTGTTCTTGCCCTTTCTGGTCATCGACCTGGTCGTCTCCAACGTGCTCCTGGCGTTGGGCATGCAAATGTTGAGTCCGACGCAGGTGAGCCTGCCGTTCAAGCTGCTGCTCTTCGTGGCCATCGACGGCTGGGGGCTGCTGGCGCAGTCGCTCGTCGCGGGGTACCGGTAA
- a CDS encoding flagellar biosynthetic protein FliO: MSAYGSYIVETFVTLVAVCAIAFVVLYGAKRLGMGRSSGAIQLVGQLPLDARRCIYLVKVGGQVLVVGVGEGGFTKLAEMPESAFPDLPEAGAAAPGGFADVLARLARRPNDGGAKKEEGS; the protein is encoded by the coding sequence TTGAGCGCTTATGGCAGCTACATCGTCGAAACGTTCGTCACATTGGTGGCCGTGTGCGCCATTGCCTTCGTCGTCCTCTACGGAGCCAAGCGGTTGGGCATGGGGAGGTCCAGCGGCGCCATCCAGCTCGTGGGGCAACTTCCACTCGACGCCCGGCGCTGCATTTACCTGGTGAAGGTCGGCGGGCAGGTGCTCGTGGTCGGTGTGGGCGAAGGCGGATTCACCAAGCTGGCCGAGATGCCTGAAAGCGCGTTCCCCGACTTGCCCGAAGCGGGGGCGGCGGCGCCCGGCGGCTTTGCGGACGTACTAGCTCGGCTGGCGCGCCGCCCCAACGACGGCGGCGCGAAGAAGGAGGAGGGGTCGTGA
- a CDS encoding ester cyclase produces the protein MSPKHVHRRLVARYFEDVWNQGRVELLDELVHSDHVSYQAGRTGQRLGPSALARVVRATRSVFPDLRYEISDEVHDVDRAAIRCTKHVKSVGLLDGSAFDDGRIEIEQMLLIRFHDERIIEQWSTVFFSSYEGELALTRMVERVLERSEPDSSRDDECPQVPVPATFLSSLRRSIREAFECQLAGGPEIKDVARRMGVSRRTLQRRLQQTGTTFKQEVDGIRQALACEYLTNTARPLKEIALQLGFESTSFFRSFRRWTRMSPLQFRLARPSSHAARHACLSPRANGMTGRAT, from the coding sequence TTGTCACCGAAGCATGTCCACAGGCGACTCGTAGCTCGATATTTCGAAGACGTTTGGAATCAAGGTCGCGTCGAACTTCTCGACGAGCTCGTCCACTCGGACCACGTCAGCTACCAGGCGGGACGCACCGGCCAGCGTCTTGGACCCAGCGCCTTGGCGCGCGTCGTGCGCGCGACGCGGAGCGTCTTTCCGGATTTGCGTTATGAGATCTCGGACGAGGTTCACGATGTCGATCGCGCGGCCATTCGCTGCACGAAGCACGTAAAGTCCGTAGGGCTGCTCGATGGCAGCGCCTTCGACGATGGGCGCATCGAGATCGAGCAGATGCTGCTCATCCGTTTTCACGATGAGCGAATCATCGAGCAGTGGTCGACCGTGTTCTTCTCGAGTTACGAAGGAGAGCTTGCGCTTACACGAATGGTCGAACGGGTACTCGAGCGGTCCGAGCCGGACTCTTCGCGCGACGACGAATGTCCGCAGGTGCCGGTGCCGGCGACGTTTCTGTCCTCGCTCCGAAGGTCCATTCGCGAGGCATTCGAATGCCAGCTGGCGGGCGGGCCGGAGATAAAAGACGTGGCGCGAAGAATGGGCGTGAGCCGGCGCACCCTTCAGCGACGGCTGCAGCAAACGGGAACCACCTTCAAGCAAGAGGTCGACGGCATCCGTCAGGCGCTGGCCTGCGAGTACCTCACGAACACCGCGCGCCCGCTGAAGGAGATTGCGCTTCAACTCGGCTTCGAGTCGACCTCGTTCTTTCGTTCGTTCCGTCGCTGGACTCGGATGTCGCCACTCCAATTTCGTCTCGCGCGACCAAGTAGTCATGCCGCTCGCCACGCGTGCCTGTCTCCGCGTGCCAATGGAATGACGGGGCGCGCCACATAG